The region ACTGGTTGGTCTGCAATAGACTGGGCACAACTTAAAGGCGGGGAAGTAGTAGCCATATTCGGTTCAGGCCCGGTTGGGCTTATGGCACAGAAGGCAGCCTGGATAAATGGCGCCAGCAGGGTTATTGCAATTGATCCGCTGAATTACCGGTTGGAAAAAGCGAGGGCGGTAAATAAAGTAGAAACCCTTAATCCTCACGAAGTAGATGTTGTGGAAGCAATTCGCGAAATGACGGGTGGCCGCGGTGCCGATGTATGTGTAGATGCCGTAGGTTTTGAACCGGAGCGGAGTTTTCTGGACAAAGCTAAAGCCGCCGTGAATTTTGAGGTAGGCAGCATGAAAGTACTTGATATGGCTTTTAAAGCGGTAAGGCGTATGGGAACGGTTACTATCATGGGTGTTTATGGTTCTACTTATGACAATTTCCCTTTGCACCGCCTGTTTGACAAAGGAATAGTTCTGAAGATGGGACAAGCGCCTGTGCTGAACTATATAGACCACCTGATAGATCTTGTTACTCAGGAAAAGGTAGTGCTGGACGACATTATCACCCACACCTTGCCGCTAAGCGAAGTAGCCCACGGATACAAAATATTTGACGATAAAGAAGAGGATTGTGTGAAGGTGGTATTAAAACCATAATTGAAACATACAGAACCAACATCATCAACTGACCCCAAAATAAAACTTACAATGGAAAATGACGCAGGAGTAAAAATAGCGGATAAACAAGAACATCAGCCGGGAGTAGAGGCGGAGATGGATCCGAAACCAGAGTATATCAAATCAACCTACAAAGCGGCCGGAAAGCTGGAAGGTAAGGTAGCGTTAATTACAGGCGGAGATAGCGGCATTGGCAGGGCTGTAGCGGTGCATTATGCACATGAAGGTGCAGATGTTGCTATAGTTTACCTTGAAGAGGATGCAGACGCACAAGAGACCAAAGAAGCAGTAGAAGCTGCAGGAAAGCGTTGCCTGTTGATACCAGGCGATGTTAAAGATCGTGCGTTTTGTAAGCAAGCTGTAGAACAAACAGTTGCTGAATTAGGTAAACTGAACATCTTAGTTAACAATGCGGGTGTGCAATTTCCGCAAAAGGAGTTTAAAGATATCAGCGAAGAACAGCTTGAAACTACTTTCAAGACCAATATTTTCGCTTATTTCCACTTTGTGAATGCAGCTATTGATCACCTGAATGAAGGCGACACAATCATCAACACTACCTCTGTAACAGCGTATCGTTCCTCGCCCAATTTGGTAGACTATTCGTCAACAAAGGGGGCCATAACAACTTTTACACGGTCGCTGGCTACTAACCTGGTAGAAAAGAAGATTCGTGTAAATGCTGTTGCGCCAGGACCTATTTGGACGCCCTTGATTGTATCCACCTTTGAGGAAGAAAAGATAAAGGAGTTTGGTAGTGAAACGGCGATGAAACGTGCGGGTCAGCCATCAGAATTGGGGCCGGCATACGTGTTTCTCGCTTCAGACGATTCATCGTACATCACCGGGCAAGTAATCCACGTCAACGGTGGCGAAGTAGTTAACGGATAACAAACATCAACTAGAAAATAAAACCATGGAAAACACAAAAGGATACGCCTTAATTACCGGTGCAAGCAGCGGTATAGGCTACGAATTGGCAAAGTTATTTGCCAAAGACCAATATAATTTAATAATTGTGGGCCGCAACCAGGCCGAACTTGAGAGCAAAGCAGCAGAGTTCAGGCAGAATGGTGTGGATGTGATCAGCATTGAAAAGGATCTGTTCAACCGCGAAGAAGTATTTCAACTTTGCGAAGAAGTAAGCAGCCGCAATTTACTGGTAGATGTATTGGTGAATGATGCAGGGCAGGGCGTTTACGGCTTATTTAAAGATAATGATATAAAGCGTGAACTGAAGATCATTGACCTGAATATCGGCGCCCTCACCATTCTCACCAAACATTTCCTGAAAGAAATGGTAAGCCGCAACCAGGGTAAGATACTCAATTTGGCGTCTATAGCTAGTACGACCCCAGGCCCGTGGCAGGCAGTGTATCATGGTACTAAAGCTTATGTATTGTCCATTACAGAAGCAATACGTGAGGAGATTAAAGATACTGAGGTTACAATTACAGCCTTGCTGCCTGGCCCGGTAGATACTGACTTTTTCAACAAAGCAGATATGCAGAGCAGCAGGATTGTGCAGGATAAGAGTTCGTTGTCTGATCCCGCTGATGTTGCCAAAGACGGCTATGACGCGTTGATGTCCGGTACAGACAAGATTGTGTCAGGGTTTAAAAACAAAGTTACTGTGGCAATGAGCAACATAACACCAGACACTACCGTCGCACATATGATGAATGAAATGCAGAAACCAGTAGAAGAATAATCTGTAACTGTGTCAAAGAAAAAGCCGCCTACAAGGCGGCTTTTTCTTTGACTGAGAAATTTATGTTCTTTTCAAACACGGAATCTGCTATGGTGCCGAAAAGCAGACCGTTTTGTTTGAATGTTGATATAAGACGGTTCATCCGGCTCACCATTGAATCACCAGAGTTTTTACTTACATAACCAGGGAAACCGAAACGTTTTCTATCATTCAAATCAGTAAATTCCCATGGATGGAAGTACAAATTAAGATATCCATCGGCTTTGTAAGTTCTTAGGCACATGCGTTGGTATAATGCGAGTGGCAGGTTATGTATAGATAACCAAAACAGCGGAAACCTAAACCCGGGAGTAACCGAAGCAGGTAGCTGTAGCACACCATCCTGCCAGAACATGTTTCTTGAGACTTTAAGGTTGTTATATCTGCCGGGAAGCCAAGTAGGGTTGATCGAACTATTGTACAGGTAGCCGGCTTTCTTGATTTCTGCACCGTCCACGGGCATCATTCTTGCCATACGGTAGCCTTTTACGGTAGTCTCGCTAATTTCTTCCAGAACTTTCTTCGAGCTGTATAAATCAGCAGGCTCGAATTTAGAATGGTAATGCCCATGGGATGCCAGTTCATGGCCTGCAGCAACCATTTCTTTAATTAGCTCAGGTTTGCTTAACGCAAAGGTCGCAGTACAAAAGAAAGTGGCTTTTATTTCATGTTTGGTCAGAAGATCTAAAATACGCCTTGTGCCTGTTGCAGAAATATTTATCTGGTCGTCGAAAGAGATTTCCTTGCCATATTCCAATGGCATGTCAAACTC is a window of Mucilaginibacter terrenus DNA encoding:
- a CDS encoding zinc-dependent alcohol dehydrogenase — its product is MKAAVFHKPGDISYDTVADPRIENSRDVILKVTSTAICGSDLHILSGGVPQKEDMIMGHEFMGIVEEVGSEITNLKKGDRVVVPFPIACGHCFFCQHDASPACENSNYKHYGPNGDMLDQKGAALFGYTDLYGGYSGGQAEYVRVPYADISPRKVPDDMTDEQVLFLTDIFPTGWSAIDWAQLKGGEVVAIFGSGPVGLMAQKAAWINGASRVIAIDPLNYRLEKARAVNKVETLNPHEVDVVEAIREMTGGRGADVCVDAVGFEPERSFLDKAKAAVNFEVGSMKVLDMAFKAVRRMGTVTIMGVYGSTYDNFPLHRLFDKGIVLKMGQAPVLNYIDHLIDLVTQEKVVLDDIITHTLPLSEVAHGYKIFDDKEEDCVKVVLKP
- a CDS encoding SDR family NAD(P)-dependent oxidoreductase, with product MENTKGYALITGASSGIGYELAKLFAKDQYNLIIVGRNQAELESKAAEFRQNGVDVISIEKDLFNREEVFQLCEEVSSRNLLVDVLVNDAGQGVYGLFKDNDIKRELKIIDLNIGALTILTKHFLKEMVSRNQGKILNLASIASTTPGPWQAVYHGTKAYVLSITEAIREEIKDTEVTITALLPGPVDTDFFNKADMQSSRIVQDKSSLSDPADVAKDGYDALMSGTDKIVSGFKNKVTVAMSNITPDTTVAHMMNEMQKPVEE
- a CDS encoding polysaccharide deacetylase family protein, whose product is MILLSFDIEEFDMPLEYGKEISFDDQINISATGTRRILDLLTKHEIKATFFCTATFALSKPELIKEMVAAGHELASHGHYHSKFEPADLYSSKKVLEEISETTVKGYRMARMMPVDGAEIKKAGYLYNSSINPTWLPGRYNNLKVSRNMFWQDGVLQLPASVTPGFRFPLFWLSIHNLPLALYQRMCLRTYKADGYLNLYFHPWEFTDLNDRKRFGFPGYVSKNSGDSMVSRMNRLISTFKQNGLLFGTIADSVFEKNINFSVKEKAAL
- a CDS encoding SDR family oxidoreductase, giving the protein MKHTEPTSSTDPKIKLTMENDAGVKIADKQEHQPGVEAEMDPKPEYIKSTYKAAGKLEGKVALITGGDSGIGRAVAVHYAHEGADVAIVYLEEDADAQETKEAVEAAGKRCLLIPGDVKDRAFCKQAVEQTVAELGKLNILVNNAGVQFPQKEFKDISEEQLETTFKTNIFAYFHFVNAAIDHLNEGDTIINTTSVTAYRSSPNLVDYSSTKGAITTFTRSLATNLVEKKIRVNAVAPGPIWTPLIVSTFEEEKIKEFGSETAMKRAGQPSELGPAYVFLASDDSSYITGQVIHVNGGEVVNG